A genome region from Candidatus Amarolinea dominans includes the following:
- a CDS encoding Fic family protein — MSFANPVRMPLYLPPEATDAGLMAALVGWFKSAEKGQLPAPVAAGLMHYQFGTIHPYCHDGNGRTAACWRHGDSQPGRIRAERVPFSGGASRQGFGGLLPLLRSIHTTTITKAGQRRIHLLAGTLCPHGGDRLFDG, encoded by the coding sequence ATGTCATTCGCGAATCCGGTTCGAATGCCATTGTATCTGCCTCCCGAGGCCACGGATGCCGGACTGATGGCGGCCCTGGTCGGTTGGTTCAAATCCGCCGAGAAAGGACAGCTTCCGGCGCCCGTTGCCGCCGGGCTGATGCACTATCAGTTTGGGACCATCCATCCCTATTGCCATGACGGGAACGGACGCACCGCCGCCTGTTGGCGACATGGTGATTCTCAGCCGGGCAGGATACGGGCTGAACGGGTTCCTTTCTCTGGGGGAGCATCACGCCAGGGATTTGGAGGCCTATTACCATTGCTGCGGTCCATCCACACCACAACTATTACGAAGGCCGGGCAGAGGCGGATCCACCTTCTGGCTGGAACACTTTGTCCTCACGGTGGCGACCGTCTTTTCGACGGTTAG